A genome region from Fusarium musae strain F31 chromosome 5, whole genome shotgun sequence includes the following:
- a CDS encoding hypothetical protein (EggNog:ENOG41), giving the protein MAAKNPDSLIGQGPFHARVNPAHPAVNKWHKPGNEQGNDAAPEYHAETFPPGTAPAENTFYPNSESNYTTEALNMPALDMPGLTSKDIYNSIDTVHGRPLIGQENREIRGVHPRKRKKERSGLEGVGTSTAYSVFDKVRDTVADKPNVEKGQRGYSGRREGGLAADGAESLPPVKADERAVREGPHKTTA; this is encoded by the exons ATGGCGGCTAAGAACCCTGATTCCCTCATCGGCCAGGGGCCCTTCCACGCTCGCGTCAACCCAGCTCACCCTGCAGTAAACAAGTGG CACAAGCCAGGTAATGAGCAGGGCAACGATGCCGCACCAGAGTACCACGCCGAGACCTTCCCACCAGGAACTGCACCCGCCGAGAATACGTTCTACCCGAACTCCGAGAGCAACTATACAACTGAGGCCTTAAACATGCCTGCTCTAGACATGCCGGGCTTAACATCAAAAGACATATACAATTCCATTGACACTGTTCACGGCAGACCACTGATCGGTCAAGAGAACCGTGAAATCAGAGGAGTCCATccgagaaagagaaagaaggagcGCAGTGGTCTGGAGGGCGTCGGTACCAGCACAGCATACTCTGTGTTTGACAAGGTTAGGGACACGGTTGCTGATAAGCCCAATGTCGAAAAGGGCCAGAGGGGATATTCCGGGAGACGAGAGGGCGGGTTGGCTGCTGATGGAGCGGAGTCTCTGCCGCCTGTCAAGGCAGATGAACGGGCTGTCCGAGAAGGTCCTCATAAGACCACCGCTTGA
- a CDS encoding hypothetical protein (EggNog:ENOG41) produces the protein MTHSMKMIMSLLTCVLIIPHLFTPAFATGIGATTREQSDPVNLKTLFPEGHIPSDTSDLQYGLITVGANSKSGALDPVSSGSGILLAVGESHGLVQLQKRDGQPDPFVFIDCPTDVLDQPVNQTQKARVVCTSQDVDGCFRVRERGVEGTLVEMPEECAPNSFARAISLELAEDQTMPDHLAKRYTPTSPIYEFSFDFNKHERRADAKVAMRIDMTNVKGHWDGLVDSPGVKKRDLERRYVSRINTDWKKTLQKGDRFHYHSGENSLKVKKDLRTPVFRQAAGNSSLADKHHGEGIAAFVEGKVDANMYYAVTVIATSARGTSNVDIKEASGYIQVTGQTDLTFGINGSGHLNISMAGKDNPAKSEEHWEAFQRHTINAGAFWGYMSLTPFTIRQTWLATSHIDKPPSTVLGHMAPAILNGRLTTRVKTDLGEFPAMFPHVLSPDEMHGLRRHHKETEMETLLKDTILYGDGGEKGSSIQIGHNLTFGLSVGFGIYPDIQGPQPNYKSNSTLLLVTSETYANWDIPPAENGQVCPRATASSLLRQGVIGRTMLMD, from the exons ATGACTCACTCCATGAAGATGATCATGTCACTCTTGACTTGTGTATTAATCATTCCCCACCTTTTCACACCAGCCTTTGCCACTGGCATAGGCGCTACAACGCGGGAACAGTCAGACCCCGTCAATCTCAAGACGCTCTTCCCTGAGGGGCACATTCCCTCAGATACTTCCGATCTGCAGTATGGCCTCATTACCGTTGGAGCCAACTCCAAGTCTGGCGCGTTAGACCCAGTCAGCTCGGGATCCGGCATTCTTCTCGCTGTTGGGGAGTCTCATGGATTGGTCCAACTCCAGAAAAGAGATGGCCAACCAGATCCTTTTGTCTTCATTGACTGCCCCACTGATGTACTTGATCAACCCGTCAACCAAACCCAGAAAGCTAGAGTCGTCTGTACAAGTCAGGATGTGGATGGTTGCTTTAGGGTGAGGGAGCGTGGAGTTGAAGGCACTCTGGTAGAGATGCCAGAGGAGTGTGCACCAAATTCGTTTGCTCGAGCAATCTCCCTGGAGCTTGCTGAAGACCAGACTATGCCAGACCACCTGGCCAAGCGATACACCCCCACGTCACCGATCTACGAGTTCTCCTTTGATTTCAACAAGCACGAGCGGCGAGCTGACGCGAAAGTAGCCATGCGAATAGATATGACGAACGTCAAAGGACACTGGGACGGTCTTGTCGACTCTCCCGGTGTCAAGAAGCGTGACCTCGAGCGCAGATATGTTTCGCGTATCAACACTGACTGGAAGAAGACGTTACAGAAAGGGGACAGGTTCCACTACCATTCTGGTGAGAACTCACTAAAAGTCAAGAAGGATTTAAGGACACCGGTCTTTAGGCAAGCTGCCGGGAACTCCTCCTTAGCGGATAAGCACCATGGTGAAGGCATCGCAGCTTTCGTCGAGGGCAAGGTCGATGCCAACATGTACTATGCTGTTACAGTCATT GCAACCTCAGCAAGAGGCACTTCGAATGTTGACATCAAAGAAGCGAGTGGCTACATCCAAGTCACTGGCCAGACGGATTTGACCTTTGGAATTAACGGATCGGGTCATCTCAATATCAGCATGGCCGGAAAGGACAACCCTGCCAAGAGTGAGGAACACTGGGAAGCTTTCCAAAGACACACAATTAACGCCGGGGCTTTCTGGGGTTATATGAGCCTCACTCCGTTCACCATTCGGCAAACATGGTTGGCGACGTCTCACATTGATAAGCCTCCATCCACCGTACTTGGTCACATGGCGCCGGCGATCTTGAACGGACGCCTGACTACACGAGTCAAGACTGACTTGGGCGAATTTCCAGCCATGTTTCCTCACGTTCTATCTCCAGACGAGATGCACGGTCTAAGAAGGCACCACAAGGAAACCGAGATGGAGACTTTGTTAAAGGATACCATTCTTTACGGAGATGGAGGCGAGAAAGGCAGCAGCATCCAAATCGGGCATAATCTCACTTTTGGGCTCAGCGTGGGCTTTGGCATATACCCCGATATACAGGGCCCGCAACCAAATTACAAGTCTAACTCTACATTG TTGCTTGTTACCAGCGAAACATATGCCAATTGGGATATCCCACCAGCGGAGAATGGCCAAGTCTGCCCCCGTGCGACAGCTTC GAGTCTACTTAGACAAGGAGTCATCGGCAG AACTATGCTAATGGATTAA
- a CDS encoding hypothetical protein (EggNog:ENOG41) encodes MRVFLIQTAKGLFSSSGGYKANNALLRYLSSRGHCVRQLCYSYRGEVESYMDSGDEVDSRLRTRVLHMRSESDRPGQDVQVHELCIEDGVETLALDSEAFDAAFGGKVDSSNQLARMSAAYIENGTSPGPLKDFISFLQEEIRRFSPTHIIFNDGLSMKASLAPELAHLTMSGIAVVHTAEQLPFGPFAGGLPGHSSTTREADLFQQLDGIWSVSETIRKYALEHGQLQTRFLVHHPWTYLVGKDHAIPDQVFNWDKKFVGMINPCPVKGESILVDLARKCPQLEFLTYMSWGADDATAKDMENLSNMTSMQRQLSDQYASVRPCCAVDKDLWRDIKVLIVPSLWCEAWGMVVVEAHLRGIPVVSSNAGALSESMLGLDYIIPVTPITGQRDESGRYTIPEQDVAPWVEVITKLMQDRSEYERVSNTVRNTTIKWLKGNSEADIETWLMGMRTESKI; translated from the exons ATGCGCGTCTTTCTCATCCAGACGGCAAAGGGacttttctcctcttcggGTGGGTACAAGGCCAATAACGCGCTACTGCGCTACCTCTCGTCTAGAGGCCACTGTGTCCGCCAGCTATGCTACTCTTACCGTGGCGAGGTGGAGAGCTATATGGACAGTGGCGATGAGGTTGATTCACGACTGCGTACTCGAGTTTTGCACATGAGGTCGGAGAGCGACAGGCCCGGACAAGATGTGCAAGTTCACGAGCTGTGTAtagaagatggtgttgagaccCTGGCGCTTGACAGCGAGGCTTTTGACGCTGCATTTGGGGGCAAGGTCGACTCATCGAACCAACTGGCTAGGATGTCAGCCGCGTATATCGAG AATGGAACTTCGCCAGGACCGCTTAAGGATTTCATCTCTTTCCTCCAAGAAGAGATCAGACGTTTTTCTCCAACacacatcatcttcaacgacGGTCTATCCATGAAAGCTAGTCTCGCCCCAGAGCTAGCTCATCTAACCATGTCTGGCATCGCAGTTGTGCATACAGCTGAGCAACTCCCTTTCGGTCCCTTTGCCGGTGGCTTGCCCGGGCATTCGAGTACAACGCGCGAAGCGGATCTATTCCAACAGCTCGACGGGATCTGGAGCGTGTCTGAGACGATACGCAAGTATGCGCTTGAGCACGGCCAGCTGCAGACGCGCTTCTTGGTACATCATCCCTGGACTTATCTGGTCGGGAAAGATCATGCCATCCCAGATCAGGTCTTTAACTGGGACAAGAAGTTTGTTGGTATGATTAATCCCTGTCCGGTCAAAGGTGAAAGTATATTGGTGGATCTGGCAAGAAAGTGTCCGCAGTTGGAGTTTCTGACATATATGAGTTGGGGCGCCGACGATGCGACTGCGAAGGATATGGAAAACTTGTCTAACATGAC TTCTATGCAGCGACAATTATCTGACCAGTATGCCAGTGTCCGTCCGTGCTGCGCGGTAGATAAAGATCTCTGGCGTGATATCAAAGTCCTTATCGTTCCATCGCTATGGTGTGAGGCCTGGGGCATGGTGGTGGTAGAAGCTCACCTCCGGGGCATTCCAGTTGTGTCATCGAATGCAGGTGCGCTATCCGAGTCGATGCTTGGGCTGGATTATATCATCCCAGTGACTCCTATCACTGGACAGCGAGACGAGTCGGGGCGATACACTATACCCGAGCAGGATGTAGCGCCATGGGTCGAGGTTATCACCAAGCTCATGCAGGATCGGTCAGAGTATGAGAGGGTCTCGAATACTGTGCGAAATACAACGATTAAATGGTTGAAAGGCAACAGTGAGGCGGATATTGAGACATGGTTGATGGGCATGAGGACAGAGTCGAAGATTTAA
- a CDS encoding hypothetical protein (EggNog:ENOG41), protein MSLSEVSSPLPALQSIPNELLGCICAALCNRDIKSLRLTCRALRDKSYLRFDRIFISANPRNVNVLLAVASHDIFRHRVKEIIWDDTLLREISITDDHGSCGYSEDESDSDASAEDESDYSDACPENEDKEQISGYFVRLCKDSIFLTEGRLMYRDWYQSDNEAHIGSLNEVQNQHDNLMPTRDSLAYYTDLLHQQREVLSSSADEEAFRYAIQRFPQLTKVTITPAAHGFLFMPLYKTPMIRAFPSGFVYPIPRTWPRDDILGFGHIPEDCPEGWENDDARRQWRGFCMVSKALDDYADKLQISELVVDGHKLPTGIDYTLFDKPNAEYDSLCRIVARPGFKRLVLSLTYGYCVMNFPDFEDLGIYKNGRISNLLAKATDLEEVTLQINDELSSWYCNMQDFISLYDIFPVDIFSAGKLRHFGLCGLSVKQDDLISFLGNLPSTLRSVELSFLALVRGHGTHATMLAEVRDKLGWRHRPVNERVKVSISMMLNVRSKGRYVCLDNEVHEYIYGDGPMPFIASERRKVTHFRWGTGIIYDEFDPGFAVPYEDYRMRRERQLVSGSTAV, encoded by the coding sequence ATGAGCTTGTCCGAAGTTTCAAGTCCATTGCCTGCACTTCAATCAATACCGAACGAGCTGCTTGGCTGTATCTGCGCTGCACTCTGCAATCGCGACATCAAGAGCTTACGTCTGACTTGTCGAGCCTTGAGAGACAAGTCATATCTGCGATTTGACCGCATTTTTATCTCTGCTAATCCACGCAATGTCAATGTCTTGCTCGCAGTCGCCAGTCATGACATTTTCCGTCATCGCGTCAAAGAGATTATATGGGATGACACCTTGTTGAGGGAAATTTCCATTACAGACGACCATGGCTCTTGTGGCTATAGCGAGGATGAGAGTGACTCTGATGCCAGTGCCGAGGATGAGAGTGATTATTCTGATGCCTGTCCTGAGAATGAGGACAAGGAACAGATCTCGGGGTATTTTGTTCGTCTTTGCAAAGACAGCATCTTTCTCACCGAGGGCAGATTGATGTACAGGGATTGGTACCAGAGCGACAATGAAGCGCACATTGGCAGCCTGAACGAAGTGCAGAATCAGCATGATAACCTGATGCCCACTCGAGACTCACTGGCGTATTATACAGATCTCCTACATCAGCAAAGGGAGGTGTTGTCATCGAGCGCAGACGAAGAAGCTTTTCGGTATGCCATACAACGGTTCCCCCAACTGACAAAGGTCACCATCACACCGGCGGCGCATGGGTTTCTTTTTATGCCCCTGTATAAAACACCAATGATCCGAGCATTTCCATCTGGGTTTGTATATCCGATTCCTCGCACCTGGCCACGTGACGACATTCTAGGGTTTGGACATATCCCTGAAGATTGCCCGGAAGGATGGGAAAACGATGATGCGAGGAGACAATGGCGCGGATTCTGCATGGTTTCAAAGGCTCTAGACGATTATGCAGACAAGCTTCAAATCTCTGAGCTTGTGGTGGATGGCCACAAGCTCCCCACTGGGATTGACTACACTCTCTTCGACAAGCCAAATGCAGAGTATGATAGTCTATGCAGGATTGTGGCACGGCCAGGATTCAAACGCCTTGTTCTCTCGCTAACATATGGGTACTGCGTGATGAACTTTCCCGATTTCGAAGATTTGGGTATCTATAAGAACGGCAGGATATCCAATCTTCTAGCAAAAGCAACCGACTTGGAGGAAGTTACCTTGCAGATCAATGATGAATTAAGTTCTTGGTATTGCAATATGCAAGACTTCATATCGCTCTATGATATCTTTCCTGTCGACATCTTCTCAGCTGGAAAACTAAGACACTTTGGGCTTTGCGGGTTGTCAGTCAAACAGGATGATCTCATTTCTTTTCTCGGCAACCTCCCGTCAACACTAAGATCTGTCGAACTCAGCTTTCTCGCCTTGGTCAGGGGTCACGGAACCCACGCTACCATGTTGGCTGAAGTTCGAGACAAATTAGGCTGGAGGCATCGACCTGTCAATGAAAGGGTCAAGGTCAGCATTTCCATGATGCTCAATGTACGCTCCAAAGGGCGCTACGTATGCCTTGACAACGAGGTTCACGAATACATCTATGGCGATGGCCCAATGCCCTTTATCGCTAGCGAGAGGCGGAAAGTGACTCACTTTAGATGGGGCACCGGCATTATctatgatgagtttgatccTGGCTTTGCGGTACCTTACGAAGATTACCGAATGCGCCGCGAGAGACAGCTCGTTTCTGGTAGTACAGCAgtttaa
- a CDS encoding hypothetical protein (EggNog:ENOG41~CAZy:GH13), producing the protein MSQVSGKVPDRKWWKEAIVYQIYPASFLDTDSNGVGNINGITAKLDYLKELGVDILWISPVYESPQKDMGYDISNYRDIHHPYGTMQDVHHLINELKARDMKLIMDMVVNHTSTAHPWFIDSASSASSARRDWYIWRKPKLDEQGNRQPPNNWCSLFDETESAWTYDSKTDEYYLSLFSPFQADLNWETPFVREEVCDILRFWLDKGVSGFRMDVINLISKDQRFPDAEIRHPGRKYQPGECYFANGVRLMDYLQEMKTAVFSKYDAVTVGEMPYLEDEEQRLRMVAAEEGVLNMIFTFEMIGLDMVPEKGRFSNKAWKVCELKDIVAKACKLVNQDGWHTLFCENHDQPRSVTRFCDDSDEHRVAGTKLLSIMQTSLPGTLYVYQGEELGMRNVPKSWGFEEYIDIESISYIKNVCAQFPEGSPERKEAKNLLRLKARDNARTPMQWDSTSNGGFCPEGVKPWMRVNDDYTIVNAALQTSAGQATDRTMLVSPYRFWQRSIQIRKKFKDLLVYGDLEIIDGTHDNVFAFKRISNGRHTITILNFSKEEVSFKFPEGEGVRGWALGSYDVLSLARPWTGEIQLLPWEGLLGIA; encoded by the exons ATGAGTCAAGTTTCTGGAAAAGTGCCCGACAGGAAGTGGTGGAAGGAAGCTATTGTCTACCAG ATCTATCCCGCGTCGTTTCTTGATACCGATTCTAATGGCGTCGGGAACATCAATGGGATCACAGCTAAGCTGGACTACCTCAAGGAATTAGGCG TGGACATTCTCTGGATTTCACCCG TTTACGAAAGCCCCCAGAAGGACATGGGATATGACATT TCGAATTACCGCGATATCCATCACCCCTACGGCACCATGCAAGACGTGCACCACTTGATTAACGAGCTCAAAGCACGCGACATGAAACTGATCATGGATATGGTGGTCAATCACACCTCGACCGCG CATCCCTGGTTCATCGACTCAGCCTCGTCCGCCTCCAGCGCGCGACGAGACTGGTACATCTGGCGCAAGCCAAAGTTAGACGAGCAGGGTAATCGGCAGCCACCGAATAACTGGTGCAGCCTCTTTGACGAGACTGAATCAGCCTGGACGTATGACTCCAAGACAGATGAGTATTATCTCTCGTTGTTTAGTCCATTCCAGGCCGATCTCAACTGGGAGACCCCATTCGTCAGAGAGGAAGTCTGCGACATCCTGCGCTTCTGGCTCGACAAGGGCGTCTCTGGTTTCCGGATGGacgtcatcaacctcatctccaAGGACCAGAGATTCCCTGACGCAGAGATCCGCCACCCGGGCAGGAAGTACCAGCCGGGTGAATGCTACTTCGCCAACGGGGTCCGACTCATGGACTATCTccaggagatgaagaccgCCGTATTCTCAAAGTATGACGCCGTCACGGTCGGCGAGATGCCGTaccttgaagatgaagagcagAGACTCAGGATGGTCGCGGCTGAAGAAGGCGTGCTGAACATGATCTTCACTTTTGAGATGATCGGCCTCGACATGGTCCCCGAAAAAGGCCGCTTCAGCAATAAAGCTTGGAAGGTCTGTGAGCTGAAGGACATAGTCGCCAAAGCCTGCAAGCTCGTTAACCAGGACGGGTGGCATACGCTCTTCTGCGAGAATCATGACCAGCCGCGTTCCGTCACGCGTTTCTGCGACGACTCGGATGAGCATCGTGTCGCAGGCACCAAGCTCCTCTCCATCATGCAGACAAGCCTTCCTGGTACCCTGTATGTCTACCAGGGCGAAGAGCTGGGTATGCGAAACGTGCCCAAGTCCTGGGGATTTGAAGAATACATAGACATTGAGTCTATCTCCTACATCAAGAA TGTCTGCGCTCAATTCCCAGAAGGGTCTCcggaaagaaaagaggctaAGAATCTTTTGCGCCTCAAAGCTCGTGATAATGCCAGGACCCCAATGCAGTGGGACTCTACATCTAACGGCGGCTTTTGTCCCGAGGGAGTCAAGCCCTGGATGCGCGTCAACGACGACTACACGATCGTCAACGCAGCTCTACAGACTTCTGCAGGCCAGGCAACCGACCGCACCATGCTTGTGTCACCCTATAGGTTCTGGCAGCGAAGCATCCAGATACGCAAGAAGTTCAAAGACCTGCTCGTGTACGGAGACCTTGAGATTATTGATGGCACGCACGACAACGTTTTTGCGTTCAAGAGGATCAGCAACGGCAGACATACCATCACTATCCTTAACTTTAGTAAGGAGGAGGTGAGTTTCAAGTTTCCGGAAGGTGAGGGGGTCAGGGGCTGGGCTCTCGGGAGTTATGATGTTTTGTCTTTGGCGAGGCCTTGGACGGGGGAGATACAGCTTTTGCCCTGGGAAGGCTTGCTTGGTATTGCTTGA